A region from the Brachyspira hampsonii genome encodes:
- a CDS encoding flavodoxin family protein, whose product MKITVIHGQNHKGSTYNVTKMLYDRLGGEVTEFFLPRDFNSFCVGCNNCFFKSETLCPHYEQLKPITDAMDNADIIILSSPVYVYHVTGAMKTFLDHYGYRWIVHRPNESMFKKQAVCICTAAGGGMKNTCKDMADSTFFWGIAKTYSYGFAVREVTWNNVKDDIKDSIARKMDLAAEKIKREYGKVKPSIKTKIFFKIMKSLHKKKNFTENDFNYWNERGWLKNIVPWKN is encoded by the coding sequence ATGAAAATAACAGTTATACATGGGCAGAATCATAAGGGATCAACATATAATGTAACAAAAATGCTTTATGATAGATTGGGAGGAGAGGTTACAGAGTTTTTTCTTCCAAGAGATTTTAACTCTTTTTGTGTGGGCTGTAATAATTGCTTTTTTAAATCAGAAACTTTATGTCCTCATTATGAACAACTTAAACCAATTACTGATGCTATGGACAATGCTGATATAATAATATTGTCAAGTCCTGTGTATGTATATCATGTAACAGGTGCTATGAAAACTTTTTTAGATCATTATGGCTACAGATGGATAGTTCATAGACCTAATGAATCTATGTTTAAAAAGCAGGCTGTATGTATTTGCACTGCTGCCGGCGGAGGTATGAAAAATACTTGTAAAGATATGGCAGACAGTACTTTCTTTTGGGGTATAGCCAAAACATATAGTTACGGATTTGCGGTAAGGGAAGTTACTTGGAATAATGTTAAAGATGATATAAAAGATTCTATTGCTAGAAAAATGGATTTGGCAGCAGAAAAAATAAAAAGAGAATATGGAAAAGTTAAGCCTTCTATAAAAACAAAGATATTTTTTAAAATAATGAAATCTTTGCATAAAAAGAAAAATTTCACTGAAAATGATTTTAATTATTGGAATGAGAGAGGCTGGCTAAAAAATATAGTTCCTTGGAAAAATTAG